The Pseudalkalibacillus hwajinpoensis DNA window ACTTGACTGCTTTTAGAATATAGTATCCTTTCTTTTTCACAACGGTCTCGACATGCCCAAACATTTCTTCCAGCTTGTTGATTGCTGATGGGGCACCCTGTTTCTTTTGAATTACAATCCAGAGCGTTCCATCTTTCTTAAGAACATGATGGGCTTCTTCTAGAATCCCATGAACAACCTGCTTTCCTGCGCGTATGGGAGGATTTGTAATAACGGATGCAAAGGTTTTGTCTTTCACCGCACATAACTGATCACTCTCCATAACGCTCACATTATGCACGCTATTACGAATCGCGTTGTTCATTGCTAACTCGGTGGCACGTTCATTAACATCAAGCAAATAAAAACGACGGTTTGAAAGTCCAGAAGCAAGCGATATGCCGATCGGGCCATAGCCACACCCAGCATCTACAATATCTCCTTCAATTTCTGGTTCTTCAAATGTTTCAATCAGGAGCTTGCTCCCGAAATCGACTTCTTTCTTTGAAAAAACACCAGAATCGGTAGTGAATTGGAAACGTCGTCCTCGAAGCTCTGCAGTAATCCGGTTCGGATCACTCTTTACACCCGGGTTCTTTGTATAATAATGCTCACCCAATGCTATCCCTCATTTCATCGCCATTTCTATAAGCATTGCCAAACTTCACTTCCATCATAACTTAAAAGTTTAGCTCCCAATAACAAAAAGCTCGCTTTTAAAAGCGAGCTTTTGTTTCAGACAAATGATTACTTAACTTCTACTGCAGCGCCTACTTCTTCTAGCTTAGACTTAAGCTCTTCAGCTTCGTCTTTAGCAACGCCTTCTTTAATAGCGCTTGGAGCGCCGTCAACTAGTTCTTTAGCTTCTTTCAAGCCAAGACCAGTGATTTCGCGAACGACTTTGATGACCTTGATTTTGCTGCTTCCAGCACTTTCAAGAACTACATCAAATTCTGTTTGCTCTTCAGCAGCACCTTCTGCTGCTCCGCCTGCTGCTGCTACTGGAGCTGCTGCAGTTACACCAAATTCTTCTTCGATAGCTTTAACTAGGTCGTTAAGCTCAAGAACTGTCATTTCTTTGATTGCTTCAATGATTTGCTCGTGACTCATGAGTAAATCCTCCTTAATTTTTGTTTTGTTCTATACCAATTGATAGACGGTAAATTTACGCGCCTTGTTCTTCCTTTTGATCGGCAACAGCTTTTGTAGCCAATGCCATGTTGCGCATAGGTGCTTGTAGCACTGATAGCAACATAGAAAGTAGACCTTCGCGGTTTGGTAGGTCCGCAAGTTCCTTGATCTTCTCTACTGATACAACGCCGCCTTCGATCACGCCAGTCTTGATTTCAAGAGCTTCGTGAGTTTTAGCGAAGTTGTTCAAAATTTTAGCAGGAGCAACAACATCTTCATTGCTGAACGCGATTGCCGTAGGTCCGACAAGGTGCTCATTCAAATCAGTAAGTTCAAGCTGTTCTGCCGCGCGACGAGTCATAGTGTTTTTGTAAACACGGAATTCAACGTTCGCATCACGCAATTGTTTACGAAGTTCTGTTACTTCGGATACATCAAGTCCACGATAGTCAACAAAGATTGTTGATTGGCTATCACGAA harbors:
- the rplL gene encoding 50S ribosomal protein L7/L12; the protein is MSHEQIIEAIKEMTVLELNDLVKAIEEEFGVTAAAPVAAAGGAAEGAAEEQTEFDVVLESAGSSKIKVIKVVREITGLGLKEAKELVDGAPSAIKEGVAKDEAEELKSKLEEVGAAVEVK
- the rplJ gene encoding 50S ribosomal protein L10 produces the protein MSSAVEQKKHLVTEITDKLRDSQSTIFVDYRGLDVSEVTELRKQLRDANVEFRVYKNTMTRRAAEQLELTDLNEHLVGPTAIAFSNEDVVAPAKILNNFAKTHEALEIKTGVIEGGVVSVEKIKELADLPNREGLLSMLLSVLQAPMRNMALATKAVADQKEEQGA
- a CDS encoding class I SAM-dependent methyltransferase, encoding MGEHYYTKNPGVKSDPNRITAELRGRRFQFTTDSGVFSKKEVDFGSKLLIETFEEPEIEGDIVDAGCGYGPIGISLASGLSNRRFYLLDVNERATELAMNNAIRNSVHNVSVMESDQLCAVKDKTFASVITNPPIRAGKQVVHGILEEAHHVLKKDGTLWIVIQKKQGAPSAINKLEEMFGHVETVVKKKGYYILKAVK